The nucleotide sequence CTTTTCGGTGCCAGGGTAGTGCCTGTATCCTCGGGTGCCCAGACCCTGAAAGACGCGGTCAATGAGGCTCTGCGGGACTGGTCGGAGAACTTCGTCGACACCCATTACCTGATCGGCAGCGCCCTGGGCCCCCATCCCTATCCTGCTATGGTAAAGGAGTACCAGTCGGTAATCGGCAAAGAAACGAAGGTGCAAATAGACGAACGCGGCCTTGATGTGGAGGCCCTTGTGGCCTGTGTCGGGGGCGGATCCAACTCAATCGGGTTTTTCGCTCCTTTTATTACGGCCTTCGCACCGCGGTTGATCGGTGTTGAGGCAGCCGGTCTGGGACTGGATTCCGGGGCCCATGCCGCGCGGATGAGCGGCCCCGGCGGCAGAGAAGGCATTATACAGGGCTACAAAAGCCTCTTTCTGACAGACGACAACGGGCAGGTTCTTTCTACACATTCCATCTCCGCCGGGCTTGATTATCCCGGCCTCGGACCCGAACTGGCTCATCTTGGCAAAACCGGGCGTATCGAATTCGGGGCTGCGACTGACGCTGAAGCCCTGGAAGCGGTTAAGGCATTCGCACGACATGAAGGGGTGATCTTTGCTCTGGAGTCTGCCCACGCGGGCGCGGAGGCCTTGAAACTGGCGGCTCGGCTGCCGAAGAAAAAAGTGATCGTGGTGAATATGTCCGGGAGAGGCGATAAAGATCTGTTTATTTCCGCCGGGGCTCTTGCAGGGGCTTCCTGGCGGGAGTTTCTGGCACGGGAAGCCGAGGGAGAGTCAACAAATGAGTAACACGAATGCTAAATACCGGGTAATGACCCATATGATCGCGTTTTATCCTGATAAGGAAAAAAGCTTCCAGGTTGCAAAGGCCCTGATCGACGGGGGTGCCTCCTGCATTGAACTGCAGTTCCCCTTTTCCGACCCAACTGCTGATGGTCCTGTTATTCAGGCTGCTTGCGGACGGGCCCTGGATTCAGGGTTTTCCCTGAAAGAGGGTTTTGAGCTTGCGGAAAAGATTGTCTCCTACGGAAGAGTCCCCCTTTTTATTATGACCTACGCCAATCCGGTAATTACCATGAGGATCGATCGTTTTATCGCCAGGGCTCTCGAAGCGGGGGTCGCCGGCCTGATTGTTCCGGACCTGGTCCCCGGGGCAGATGAAGGGCTTTACGCGGCGGGGAAGGCTGCCGGAATGCCGATTGTTCCGGTGGTGGTTCCGACAGTATCCGGAGAACGGTTGGGAGAAATCGCAGCCCTGGGAGAAGACTATCTCTATGTAGCTTTACGAAGCGGCATTACCGGAAAAGAGACTGAAATTTCCCGGGAGATAATCAGCTTTCTTGATTCCTGTTCCAGAACAGGAATGCTGAGTTTCGGTGGTTTCGGTATTCGCAGTGCAGAACAGATTTCAGCGCTGCAACCCCACGTTCATGCACCGGTGGTAGGTTCTGCCCTGGTAGAGGTAATTACTCAACACAACGGTGAGAATGCCGATAGTATCTATACGGCGGTTTGTGATTTTACCCGCCGTTTGTGTGGAGAATGAAAAGGAATAAGTTAAGTTTTGAAGAAATAGAACGGGCCCGGGACCGCATACTGCAGGAGTATGATCACTACATCGTCCGTTTTATGAAACCCAGGAAACTGAGGAACGATTTTGAAGACCGTTACCTGAGCGTATTGAAGCTGCGGATGGATATGGCCTCGTTTCTGCATGCCGAGATGACAACAATTCGTGAACTCCAGCGTAAAGAAGAAGAACGTATCAGCAATGAACACAACAAGGCTGCAGAGAAAGCCAGCCAGGGAATGCGGAAAAAGCCCGGCAGCTTCGCCGACAAGATAATAAAAGAGAACCGCGAGAAGATAGCAAAGTATCCTGATAAAGCGGTACATCCTGATGCCTCTTTTGAAATCCGTCGTCTCTTTGGTGCCATGAGCGAGTTTGAACACAAGTACTGGCCGGATATTGAACGCTGCATGAGGAAAATCGCCCCATCCATGTTTTCCGGCCCCCGGGTAGTTCTTGAGCGCAGGATATTTGATGTATGGAGTGATACCAAGGACGGGGTCTCACCGCGGCTGGCCAGCTATGTGGCCCTTTTTCACCGGTTCCCCCGAAATGTACGGGATATTGAGCGGTATGAGCAGCGTTTTATCGTAGATTCCGGATATCTGCTGCATGATATTTATCGTGAAATCGGTGCCATCAAAACAAACGATATTCTGAAGGTGGACGAGCGGAATTTTCTGGAAAAAATGTACGAATATGTGCATACTGTTATCGACGATTTTCGCTTAAACGATTTTAAATCGCAGTAGATACGTTTTTTCGGAGGAATTATGGGCAACGAGGTTACGATAACCGCAGATAACTTTGAATCCGAGGTTCTCAAATCGGATCTTCCCGTCATTGTCGATTTCTGGGCTGAGTGGTGTGTTCCCTGCCGTATGGTGGAGCCGGTACTAAAGGAGATTGCTTCCGAGTATGATGGCAAGCTCAAAATAGCCAAGGTAAATGTTGATGAAAACGGACAGCTTGCGACAGAGTACAATATCATCAGTATCCCGACCTTGATGATTGTCAAAGGCGGAGAAGTTGTTAACCAGCAGGTGGGTGCTGGATCCAAACAGGCTATACTGGATCTGGTTTCCCCCCATCTTTAGGGTACATAAAGCTCATCACTGTTTACCGCGCCAAAACTGTAACCCCCGGTGGGTACGGTGTGCCAGTCCCCTTTGCTTCCGGTGTCGATAGAATCTACGCTGCGGCAGAGGGAACGGGTGGCGGTAGAGTAATCCGGGTTAACGGCGTCTTCGGGACAAAGCGGCAGGGATTCTCCTGTCCAGGCACTCAGATCCGCCAGTGTATCAGCCCTTTCCATTACCTTTGCCGATCCGAAACCCCTGTAGCGCTCATCAGAGGCGGAGGTGCGGTTAGAGTACAGGACTGCGTCCATTATTGCCCCAAAGGGATCCCTATAGAGGGCAATGACACCGTTATTTCCTGATAACCCGCTTCCCTGGTCTACCCAGAAATCCCGGGCTTCGGGATGCGCATCGAGCCCGCCGGATAAATTGACCGCTGCTGTCTCGTTCAGCTCTTCAGGGATCCCCTGCGGTTTAAAGTGGACCAGTAGAAACTCTCCGCTCAGGACTTCGCAATCAGGAAACACCATTCTCTGTTCCCAGTTTTCCGATGTCCCTTCATAGAGACAGGCTCCGGCAAGGTTTCCGTCTTCAAGAACCAGGAGTTCCACGACATCCGGATGGGTGCTGCTGCCCCGGGTAGTGAACTCGTTAATCAGCATTCCCGGGACCCGGGGATTATAACCGTAGCAGCGGACAAGAAGCTGCTGGGAGTTTCCCGCCCTGTCTTTTACCAGCACATCAAGGACATATTCGGCGCCGGGAAGCTGTGGTTCATCCGTTTGTATGATAACGCGGCCGGAGTTTACTTCGATACGCGGGTCTCCCAGGGGAGGTACAACGCCTTCCAGGCGAATTTCCCATATATCCTCGTTGAATCCCAGGGTAAAAGAATACTCATCACGGGCTGCGGCTGCGGTGAGTATCGGAGGAGCAAGGTCTGCTCCGGTAAGTCCGAAGACTTCCCCTGTCTCATTCAGATCGATAAAGGGCGTACAGCAGGCCCAGGAGAGAAAGATAAGTCCCCCCAACAGAAGATGTCGCTTGTGCATTGAAACCTCCTTCGCTTTTCTGTACTGTAATACTGTGTAAACAGTGGAATTGCTTCACAGAATGCCGAGAATTTATGTACGGGAGAACTCTATGGAAGACAATAAACTCTTTGACAAATACGGGCTGACCGTTGATTCCGGAAAACTGCTTTTTCAAGAGGGGGACGCCGGAGATAAAATGTATATTATTCAGGAAGGCAATATCCGGATAAGTAAACAGATCGGCGGCAAGGAGCATATTCTTGCTGTTCTTGGCAAGGGTGACTTTTTCGGGGAGATGGCCATTGTAAACCAGGTCAAGCGCAGCGCTACGGCAACCGCCATCGGTACGGTGCGTCTCCTGGCTTTTAACCGGGAAGGTTTTCTGGGGATGATCGAAAAGAACGCCCGCATCGCGCTGAACGTCATCGACAAACTCTGCCGCAGGCTGCAGCACACCAACAACCAGATACTGCACCTCGTCAAGCATAATACCAAGGGACTTATTGCTCTGAACCTTTATTACGCCTTTGCGGAGAACGGCTTTGAGCAGGCGAGGCTGGAGTATCATAAACTTTCCCGGGAGATCTCCCTGAATCTGGAACTGCCTCAGGATGCGGTCCTCGACTTTATCGAGAACCTCGCATCGATAAAAATTGTAAAAACCGAGAACAACCTGATGTATCTGCTGGACCGGGAGAAGCTCCACTCCCTGGCGGAAAGCGCCTCCGGCAGCTGACCTTCGTGGTATATATACCGCTTACGTGATATAGTTTGGAGATAGCATAGACATAATATTAAGGAAGAAACAAATGTGTGGAATAGTAGGTTATACAGGACACCGGGTCTCCTCGGATGTTCTGCTCCAGGGGCTGCGCCGTCTGGAATACAGGGGATACGACTCTGCTGGAATCGCCATTGGAAATAATGGTACTTTATCGGTCATAAAGCGGCCTGGCAAAATAAAAGACCTTTCCGAGGCAGTGCCGGATACCATGGAAGGAAATTACGGTATCGGACACACCCGTTGGGCCACCCACGGGGTCGTCAATGAGATAAATGCCCATCCTCACACCGATGCGTCGGGAAAGATTGCCATATGCCATAACGGAATAATCGAGAACTATATGGCTCTCAAGGAGATGCTGATAACCGAAGGCTACAGTTTTGTATCCGAGACTGACTCCGAGGTCATTGCCCATCTGATTGCCTATAACTACCAGGGCAATCTTGCCACGGCGGTGCAGACCTCCCTGCCTCTTTTAAAAGGGACCTACGGTATTGTCTGTATCCACGCTGATGAACCCGGCCGGATCATCGGTGCCAGAAACGGTTCTCCCCTGGTCCTCGGTGTTGGAGAAGACGAGATGTTTCTGGCATCAGACACGACGGCGGTGCTTGCCTATACCAAGCAGGCGGTCTATCTGGAAGACGGCGAGATGGTGCTGATCGATCCCGAGAGCTTTAAGATCGTTGACTCCGCCAACCGGCAGATTCAGAAAAGGATAGACACTATCTCCTGGGAACTGGATCAGATAGAAAAAGACGGTTTCCAGTACTACATGGAAAAAGAGATCCGGGAACAGCCGGAATCGATCCTGCGTGCCTTTCAGGGGCGTCTGAACCGGGAAGCCGGGACAGCCCATCTGGGCGGTTTGAACATGGGTCCCCAGGAACTGATAAATCTGGAACGGGCAACCATCCTCGCTGCCGGGACTTCCTACTATGCCGGCCTCGTCGGAGCCTATCTGCTGGAAAGTGTGGCCCGCTTACCGGCGACAACGGAACTATCTTCAGAGATTCGGTACCGGAATCCGGTAGTGGAGAAGAATGCTCTCCATTTTGCTGTCTCCCAGTCAGGAGAGACCATAGACACCCTTTTTGCTCTGCGGGAGCTGCAGCGCAAAGGTGCCAAGGTATTGGGAATCTGTAATGTGGTCGGATCGACCATTGCCCGGGAATCGAACGGCGGCACATACATCCACTCGGGCCCGGAGATTGCCGTAGCTTCTACCAAGGCTTTTACCAGCCAGATAACGGTGTTCTATCTTTTTACGCTGCTCATGGCCCGCATGCGGCATATGTCCTGGGACCAGGGGCTTGAGTTTATTAACGCATTGGAGTCGGTGCCGGACAAGGTGGCCAGGGTCCTTGAAGGGGCGGATCATATTCGCTCTCTGGCGGACAAATATGCGGGGGCAAAGAATTTTCTCTTTTTGGGACGGGGAATTAACTATCCCGTTGCTCTGGAAGGGGCCCTGAAGCTGAAGGAGATCTCCTATATTCATGCTGAAGGCTTCAGCTCTGCGGAGATCAAGCACGGACCTATTGCTCTGATCAATGAAGAGACCCCTTCCGTATTTATTGTGCCCGATGATCACCTGCGTGACAAGGTAGTATCGAACATGAAAGAGGTAAAGGCCCGTAACGGAAAGGTGATTGCTCTGGCTGTAGAAGGAGACGCCGAGGTTGCGGCAATTGCCGACGATACCATCTTTGTTCCCAGAATTCACGAACTTTTTACCCCGTACGTAATGGTTGTTCCTTTGCAGATGCTGGCTTACTACATGGCCCTGAAACTGGGGAGAAACGTTGATCAGCCGCGGAACCTGGCCAAAAGTGTTACGGTGGAATAGGTTCGAGTCCTCCGTGCCTTTGGAAAGCGTTTACGAAAAAATTCTTTCTTATGAACTTAAAGATGCCGGATTGAAGATTGAGATACAGAAACCTATCTCCATGAAATCTAAGAATCTCTTTTTAGATGAAGCCTTTCGGGCAGATATCATTGTAGAAGATAAGCTCATCCTGGAGTTAAAATCCGTTAGCGAGATAAGCCCAGTTTATTATAAGCAGTTATTAACCTATCTTCGATTAAGCAACAGAAAACTGGGCCTGCTGATCAATTTCAATACGGAACTGTTAAAAAACGGTATTAAAAGGGTCATAAATGGCACTGTTGAATAGCTTTGTGAACTCCGTGCCTCCGTGTGAAATTCTTAAGTCAGTTTTATCTTTGCGGCTGAGCCGTGTTCTTCTCGGCTGCCTGCTATTAGTTGCTGTTCCTGGAAGCCTTGTTTCACAGGAGACTTCCGATACCATGGTGCTCCTGAAAGGTCCCTACCAGGAGCAGGGGCTTCCTTTTCTTCCCCGGGATATATCTACAAATTTTCGGGGAGAGTATTTGTATAAGGCTACAACCGTCTCTTTTTTCTTTCTCCAGCGGCCCCTCGCAGATGAGGCGGACTGGCAGAATGGAGGCTGTACTTTTGAAACCCGTGTGTTACGCGATCCTCAGCTTGGAATGGTGTACTACCTGCCGTTCAGGGACGGGGAGAGCATTGCCGCCATTGTTCCTGAAAAGACCGGACTG is from Marispirochaeta sp. and encodes:
- a CDS encoding cyclic nucleotide-binding domain-containing protein, with the translated sequence MEDNKLFDKYGLTVDSGKLLFQEGDAGDKMYIIQEGNIRISKQIGGKEHILAVLGKGDFFGEMAIVNQVKRSATATAIGTVRLLAFNREGFLGMIEKNARIALNVIDKLCRRLQHTNNQILHLVKHNTKGLIALNLYYAFAENGFEQARLEYHKLSREISLNLELPQDAVLDFIENLASIKIVKTENNLMYLLDREKLHSLAESASGS
- the trxA gene encoding thioredoxin codes for the protein MGNEVTITADNFESEVLKSDLPVIVDFWAEWCVPCRMVEPVLKEIASEYDGKLKIAKVNVDENGQLATEYNIISIPTLMIVKGGEVVNQQVGAGSKQAILDLVSPHL
- the trpA gene encoding tryptophan synthase subunit alpha, with translation MSNTNAKYRVMTHMIAFYPDKEKSFQVAKALIDGGASCIELQFPFSDPTADGPVIQAACGRALDSGFSLKEGFELAEKIVSYGRVPLFIMTYANPVITMRIDRFIARALEAGVAGLIVPDLVPGADEGLYAAGKAAGMPIVPVVVPTVSGERLGEIAALGEDYLYVALRSGITGKETEISREIISFLDSCSRTGMLSFGGFGIRSAEQISALQPHVHAPVVGSALVEVITQHNGENADSIYTAVCDFTRRLCGE
- a CDS encoding GxxExxY protein, whose product is MPLESVYEKILSYELKDAGLKIEIQKPISMKSKNLFLDEAFRADIIVEDKLILELKSVSEISPVYYKQLLTYLRLSNRKLGLLINFNTELLKNGIKRVINGTVE
- the glmS gene encoding glutamine--fructose-6-phosphate transaminase (isomerizing), with translation MCGIVGYTGHRVSSDVLLQGLRRLEYRGYDSAGIAIGNNGTLSVIKRPGKIKDLSEAVPDTMEGNYGIGHTRWATHGVVNEINAHPHTDASGKIAICHNGIIENYMALKEMLITEGYSFVSETDSEVIAHLIAYNYQGNLATAVQTSLPLLKGTYGIVCIHADEPGRIIGARNGSPLVLGVGEDEMFLASDTTAVLAYTKQAVYLEDGEMVLIDPESFKIVDSANRQIQKRIDTISWELDQIEKDGFQYYMEKEIREQPESILRAFQGRLNREAGTAHLGGLNMGPQELINLERATILAAGTSYYAGLVGAYLLESVARLPATTELSSEIRYRNPVVEKNALHFAVSQSGETIDTLFALRELQRKGAKVLGICNVVGSTIARESNGGTYIHSGPEIAVASTKAFTSQITVFYLFTLLMARMRHMSWDQGLEFINALESVPDKVARVLEGADHIRSLADKYAGAKNFLFLGRGINYPVALEGALKLKEISYIHAEGFSSAEIKHGPIALINEETPSVFIVPDDHLRDKVVSNMKEVKARNGKVIALAVEGDAEVAAIADDTIFVPRIHELFTPYVMVVPLQMLAYYMALKLGRNVDQPRNLAKSVTVE
- the trpB gene encoding tryptophan synthase subunit beta, with the translated sequence MNTNGLYGDFGGRYVAEILRRPVMELEAAFERWKNDSEFKADFNRYASEFIGRPTPLMHAENLSREIGGAQIYVKMEGLAHTGAHKINNALGQALLARRMGKRRIIAETGAGQHGVATAAVCAKLGFDCTVYMGKVDIRRQRPNVFWMELFGARVVPVSSGAQTLKDAVNEALRDWSENFVDTHYLIGSALGPHPYPAMVKEYQSVIGKETKVQIDERGLDVEALVACVGGGSNSIGFFAPFITAFAPRLIGVEAAGLGLDSGAHAARMSGPGGREGIIQGYKSLFLTDDNGQVLSTHSISAGLDYPGLGPELAHLGKTGRIEFGAATDAEALEAVKAFARHEGVIFALESAHAGAEALKLAARLPKKKVIVVNMSGRGDKDLFISAGALAGASWREFLAREAEGESTNE